AACTGTCCGCCAACCACCCGTGGTTCCTGTATTGCAATCCTGACGATCAGCTCATCAAAGCCGCCGAGCGGTCCAAACGTGTGATTCAAAGCAAAAAGATTCGCAAACTGAACCTCGCCGTCGGGGCGATGGCGGTGGCAGGCAGCACCCGCATGCAGGCCAGCACGGTGCTCATGGCGGCGATCGGCTTCGCCTTCATGCACCAGCGTGATCCAGAACAAGCGCCTGCGGAGGTGTTGCAACTCCTGCGTCATGTGGCGCATTGCGACGGCCAGTTTCTCGTGCCGTTCATCGAGCACGAGGCGGCGGTGTATGAGCGCGGTGCGTTCGTGTTGTATGAAAGCGCGCGTTTTGGCATCACCGTCGTCACGGACACCACCGAACGGGCCCCGACCTTCAGTCTGGCTGCGTTTGAAAAACAGGACGATCCTGCCGCGTCCGCCTCGTGGTGCCATTTCATCATGCCGGAACAGCCGGAGGCGCATGTGGCCTGGAAGGCGCTGCTGCATCGTGCTCCACGCACGCTGGAGTGGCCGGATGTGCGGCACGTCGCCGGGGCGGAGGTGCTGGCCTGCTACGACTTCTCCGCGCAACTGAGCGCTCGCCGACAAATCCGCACGCAGAACGCTGAACATCTGCCTTTCCGCATCGGTGGCGGGGCGGGGGAGATGGTCTGGGAGTTCGATGGTTTGTGTGAGCGGATCAATCTCGCGGGCGTGCATGAGTTTCACGCTCATCTGATGCTCAAGATGCTCATCAACATCCATTCCACGCTCGTCATGGGCCGGCTGGGCCGTTACCTGGACAATCTCATGACCTATGTGAAGCCCAGCAACAACAAGCTCATCGACCGCTCCGTGCGCTACGTGCGTCTGCTGGCCCAGCGCCGCACGGGCAAGCTGCCCGGCTATCAGAAGGTGACGCGGGTGTTGTTTGCGGAGCGCGAGAAACTGAAACCCGGAGACCCGGTCGTTCTCAAGACGCTGGCAGCGCTCGGGGTGACGGTTT
The window above is part of the Prosthecobacter sp. genome. Proteins encoded here:
- a CDS encoding SIS domain-containing protein, encoding MNAADEFLRVASDYQLGALDTESQHPFTLSLSQMAREDVGEAVKLMHQVDIHALRQMQAKAAPLADLARAVAATFDADHRVFLCGCGATGRLSLSIEIFCRMGVLPAPDPERVVAFMAGGDLALIKAIETFEDHPEYGARQLEELGFAAGDLLISSTEGGETPFVIGATERAAELSANHPWFLYCNPDDQLIKAAERSKRVIQSKKIRKLNLAVGAMAVAGSTRMQASTVLMAAIGFAFMHQRDPEQAPAEVLQLLRHVAHCDGQFLVPFIEHEAAVYERGAFVLYESARFGITVVTDTTERAPTFSLAAFEKQDDPAASASWCHFIMPEQPEAHVAWKALLHRAPRTLEWPDVRHVAGAEVLACYDFSAQLSARRQIRTQNAEHLPFRIGGGAGEMVWEFDGLCERINLAGVHEFHAHLMLKMLINIHSTLVMGRLGRYLDNLMTYVKPSNNKLIDRSVRYVRLLAQRRTGKLPGYQKVTRVLFAEREKLKPGDPVVLKTLAALGVTV